From one Brachypodium distachyon strain Bd21 chromosome 4, Brachypodium_distachyon_v3.0, whole genome shotgun sequence genomic stretch:
- the LOC100846237 gene encoding 1-acyl-sn-glycerol-3-phosphate acyltransferase PLS1 isoform X2: MAVPLVLVLLPLGLLFLLSGLIVNAVQAVLFVSIRPFSKSFYRRINRFLAELLWLQLVWLVDWWAGVKIQLHADEESYQSMGKEHALVISNHRSDIDWLIGWILAQRSGCLGSTLAVMKKSSKFLPVIGWSMWFAEYLFLERSWAKDEKTLKWGLQRLKDFPRPFWLALFVEGTRFTPAKLLAAQEYAVSQGLPAPRNVLIPRTKGFVSAVTIMRDFVPAIYDTTVIIPKDSPQPTMLRILKGQSSVVHVRIKRHAMSEMPKSEEDVSKWCKDIFVAKDALLDKHLATGTFDEEIRPIGRPMKSLLNNYG, from the exons ATGGCCGTGCCGCTTGTGCTCGTCCTGCTCCccctcggcctcctcttcctcctctccggccTCATCGTCAACGCCGTCCAG GCCGTCCTGTTTGTGTCAATAAGGCCCTTCTCGAAGAGCTTTTACCGGCGGATCAACAGGTTCTTAGCTGAGCTTCTGTGGCTTCAGCTGGTATGGCTTGTAGACTGGTGGGCAGGCGTTAAG ATACAACTACATGCCGATGAGGAAAGTTATCAGTCAATGG GTAAAGAGCATGCACTTGTTATATCGAATCATCGTAGTGATATTGATTGGCTCATTGGATGGATTTTGGCACAG CGCTCAGGATGCCTTGGAAGTACACTAGCTGTTATGAAGAAATCATCAAAATTCCTTCCA GTTATTGGCTGGTCCATGTGGTTTGCAGAATACCTCTTTTTGGAGAGGAGCTGGGCAAAAGATGAGAAGACATTAAAA TGGGGCCTTCAAAGGTTGAAAGACTTCCCCAGACCATTTTGGCTAGCCCTTTTCGTTGAGGGTACTCGTTTTACTCCAGCAAAGCTTCTAGCAGCTCAGGAGTATGCAGTTTCACAGGGCTTGCCAGCCCCTAGAAATGTACTTATTCCACGCACTAAG GGATTTGTCTCAGCTGTAACTATTATGCGAGATTTTGTTCCAGCTATTTATGATACAACAGTAATAATTCCAAAAGATTCACCTCAACCAACAATGCTGCGGATTTTGAAAGGGCAATCATCAGTG GTACATGTTCGAATCAAACGTCATGCTATGAGTGAGATGCCAAAGTCAGAGGAAGATGTTTCAAAATGGTGCAAAGACATCTTTGTGGCAAAA GACGCATTACTAGATAAGCATTTGGCAACTGGCACTTTTGACGAGGAGATTAGACCGATTGGCCGTCCAATGAAATCATTGCTG AACAACTATGGATGA
- the LOC100846237 gene encoding 1-acyl-sn-glycerol-3-phosphate acyltransferase PLS1 isoform X1: MAVPLVLVLLPLGLLFLLSGLIVNAVQAVLFVSIRPFSKSFYRRINRFLAELLWLQLVWLVDWWAGVKIQLHADEESYQSMGKEHALVISNHRSDIDWLIGWILAQRSGCLGSTLAVMKKSSKFLPVIGWSMWFAEYLFLERSWAKDEKTLKWGLQRLKDFPRPFWLALFVEGTRFTPAKLLAAQEYAVSQGLPAPRNVLIPRTKGFVSAVTIMRDFVPAIYDTTVIIPKDSPQPTMLRILKGQSSVVHVRIKRHAMSEMPKSEEDVSKWCKDIFVAKDALLDKHLATGTFDEEIRPIGRPMKSLLVTLFWSCLLLYGVTEFFKWAQLLSTWKGVGFTAVGLALVTGIMHVFIMFSQSERSSSARAARDRVKKD; the protein is encoded by the exons ATGGCCGTGCCGCTTGTGCTCGTCCTGCTCCccctcggcctcctcttcctcctctccggccTCATCGTCAACGCCGTCCAG GCCGTCCTGTTTGTGTCAATAAGGCCCTTCTCGAAGAGCTTTTACCGGCGGATCAACAGGTTCTTAGCTGAGCTTCTGTGGCTTCAGCTGGTATGGCTTGTAGACTGGTGGGCAGGCGTTAAG ATACAACTACATGCCGATGAGGAAAGTTATCAGTCAATGG GTAAAGAGCATGCACTTGTTATATCGAATCATCGTAGTGATATTGATTGGCTCATTGGATGGATTTTGGCACAG CGCTCAGGATGCCTTGGAAGTACACTAGCTGTTATGAAGAAATCATCAAAATTCCTTCCA GTTATTGGCTGGTCCATGTGGTTTGCAGAATACCTCTTTTTGGAGAGGAGCTGGGCAAAAGATGAGAAGACATTAAAA TGGGGCCTTCAAAGGTTGAAAGACTTCCCCAGACCATTTTGGCTAGCCCTTTTCGTTGAGGGTACTCGTTTTACTCCAGCAAAGCTTCTAGCAGCTCAGGAGTATGCAGTTTCACAGGGCTTGCCAGCCCCTAGAAATGTACTTATTCCACGCACTAAG GGATTTGTCTCAGCTGTAACTATTATGCGAGATTTTGTTCCAGCTATTTATGATACAACAGTAATAATTCCAAAAGATTCACCTCAACCAACAATGCTGCGGATTTTGAAAGGGCAATCATCAGTG GTACATGTTCGAATCAAACGTCATGCTATGAGTGAGATGCCAAAGTCAGAGGAAGATGTTTCAAAATGGTGCAAAGACATCTTTGTGGCAAAA GACGCATTACTAGATAAGCATTTGGCAACTGGCACTTTTGACGAGGAGATTAGACCGATTGGCCGTCCAATGAAATCATTGCTG GTTACTCTGTTTTGGTCATGCCTCCTTTTATACGGCGTGACCGAGTTCTTCAAGTGGGCCCAACTCCTGTCGACATGGAAAGGAGTAGGGTTCACTGCTGTGGGCCTGGCGCTAGTGACCGgtatcatgcatgtgttcatCATGTTCTCGCAGTCAGAGCGATCCAGCTCAGCCAGGGCAGCACGGGACCGAGTCAAGAAAGATTGA